One Helianthus annuus cultivar XRQ/B chromosome 12, HanXRQr2.0-SUNRISE, whole genome shotgun sequence genomic region harbors:
- the LOC110920427 gene encoding coiled-coil domain-containing protein 124, producing the protein MPKKMGVNSKAEAARERKNASESERKEKEAREKEDKYWREAEGAKSRAAKKREEESEKKAEAAARKAEARRLAEIEEKEIEKSLKKVDKKANRVSIPVPKVTEAELVRRKEEEQAQMLKKAEEEKRRMSRIAKEEEYEKMVLVQNTNRDDSIIEARSVEEAIAQMSVSDSLPVDKHPEKRLKASFKAFEEAEMPNLKAEKPGLTHTQYKDMIWKMWKKSPDNPLNQVAEK; encoded by the exons ATGCCGAAGAAGATGGGCGTAAACAGCAAAGCCGAAGCCGCACGCGAACGCAAAAACGCCTCAGAATCAGAACGCAAggaaaaagaggcgcgtgagaaAGAAGACAAGTACTGGCGCGAAGCAGAGGGAGCCAAGTCACGCGCCGCCAAGAAACGAGAAGAAGAATCTGAAAAGAAAGCCGAAGCCGCCGCTCGGAAGGCGGAGGCACGGCGGCTGGCGGAAATTGAGGAAAAAGAGATCGAAAAATCGCTGAAGAAGGTGGATAAGAAGGCGAATAGGGTTTCAATACCGGTTCCGAAGGTTACGGAGGCGGAGTTGGTTAGGAGGAAGGAGGAAGAGCAGGCGCAGATGTTGAAGAAGGCGGAGGAGGAGAAGAGGAGGATGAGTAGGATTGCTAAAGAGGAGGAGTATGAGAAGATGGTGCTGGTGCAGAACACGAATCGGGATGATTCGATTATTGAGGCGAGATCGGTTGAGGAGGCGATTGCGCAGATGTCGGTTTCCGATAGCTTGCCGGTTGATAAGCATCCTGAGAAGAGGCTCAAGGCTTCTTTTAAG GCTTTTGAAGAAGCAGAGATGCCTAATTTGAAAGCCGAGAAGCCTGGGCTTACTCATACTCAGTATAAGGATATGATTTGGAAGATGTGGAAGAAGTCTCCGGATAATCCACTTAACCAG GTGGCGGAGAAATAG
- the LOC110920384 gene encoding L-ascorbate oxidase homolog, translating into MPRRNGVCLWSLYSCAVFCLVAIVNAEDPYRFFTWNVTFGDIYPMGIRQQGILINGQFPGPEIYSVTNDNLIINVFNNLPEPFLISWNGVQQRRNSYEDGVYGTTCPIPPGQNFTYKLQVKDQIGSFYYFPSLGFQKAAGGFGAIKILSRPRIPVPFPDPADDYSILIGDWYTTNHTRLEKIMDLGWRLPFPDGVLINGRGDGGVTYNVEQGKTYRLRISNVGLQNSLNFRIEGHSMTLVEVEGTHTVQTPLSSLDVHVGQSYSVLVTADQPSQDYYIAVSSRFTSQNINTTGIFRYANSVKAVSGTPPPPPNTDITWSLNQARSIRTNLTASGPRPNPQGSYHYGQINISRTIKINGAASIIDRKQRYSVNGVSFVAADTPLKLADYFNISGVFKVGSIPDEPTDKAPYLDTSVMGADFRDFVEIVFENRENIIQSWHLDGYNFFVVGMDGGRWSDKSRNNYNLVDAVSRCTIQVYPKSWTAIYLGLDNVGMWNIRNEFWVRRYLGEQFYLRVYSPVMSPRDEYPLPQNALLCGRAVGKSS; encoded by the exons ATGCCTAGACGTAACGGCGTATGTTTATGGTCACTGTATTCGTGTGCGGTTTTCTGTCTTGTCGCGATTGTTAATGCTGAAGACCCGTATCGGTTCTTTACATGGAATGTAACATTTGGAGACATATATCCAATGGGCATTCGCCAACAG gGAATCTTGATCAACGGACAATTTCCGGGACCGGAAATATATTCTGTCACAAACGATAATCTGATCATCAATGTGTTCAATAATCTGCCGGAGCCTTTTCTTATTTCATG GAATGGAGTACAACAAAGACGGAATTCGTACGAAGACGGAGTTTACGGTACGACATGCCCGATCCCACCGGGACAGAATTTTACCTACAAGTTACAAGTCAAAGATCAGATCGGAAGCTTTTACTACTTCCCGTCACTAGGGTTTCAAAAAGCCGCTGGCGGTTTCGGGGCCATCAAAATCCTCAGCAGGCCGAGGATTCCAGTCCCGTTTCCTGACCCAGCGGATGATTACTCCATTCTTATTGGAGATTGGTATACAACTAATCACACG AGACTAGAGAAGATTATGGATCTCGGATGGCGTCTCCCATTTCCCGACGGTGTGTTGATCAATGGTCGTGGTGATGGTGGTGTCACGTATAATGTCGAGCAAGGAAAAACTTATAGGTTAAGGATATCAAATGTAGGACTACAAAACTCTCTAAATTTCAGAATCGAAGGTCACTCGATGACGTTGGTGGAAGTCGAGGGGACTCACACTGTGCAAACACCGTTATCGTCTCTAGATGTTCATGTCGGACAATCTTACTCGGTTCTAGTCACCGCGGATCAACCATCTCAAGATTACTACATTGCGGTTTCCTCCCGGTTCACCAGTCAGAACATCAACACAACTGGCATCTTCCGGTATGCCAACTCCGTCAAGGCGGTCTCCGGTACACCTCCCCCGCCTCCCAACACCGACATCACTTGGTCGCTAAACCAGGCGAGGTCCATCAG GACTAATCTGACGGCCAGTGGACCAAGGCCAAACCCACAAGGGTCATATCATTACGGACAGATTAATATATCGAGAACTATAAAAATAAATGGTGCGGCTTCGATAATCGACAGAAAGCAACGATATAGCGTTAACGGTGTGTCATTCGTCGCAGCTGACACACCTCTTAAGCTGGCAGATTACTTCAACATTAGTGGTGTTTTTAAGGTCGGAAGTATTCCCGACGAACCCACCGATAAGGCCCCCTATCTTGACACTTCTGTTATGGGTGCCGATTTTCGCGATTTCGTTGAGATAGTGTTTGAAAACAGAGAAAATATCATCCAAAGCTGGCATCTAGATGGATACAACTTCTTTGTCGTTGG AATGGACGGAGGGCGATGGAGTGATAAGAGTCGAAACAATTACAATCTCGTTGATGCGGTTTCACGTTGTACCATACAA GTATATCCAAAATCATGGACGGCAATATACCTTGGACTTGACAATGTCGGGATGTGGAACATCCGAAATGAATTTTGGGTGCGACGGTATCTCGGGGAACAGTTCTATCTTCGTGTTTATTCTCCGGTGATGTCACCGCGAGACGAGTATCCGCTCCCTCAGAACGCCCTTCTCTGCGGTCGGGCTGTCGGGAAAAGCTCATGA